The following are encoded in a window of Rhizobium sp. 11515TR genomic DNA:
- a CDS encoding ABC transporter permease, whose product MRMLPSTAVPRSRVRHASVVALASAVALLSLVPLGFIVWITIDTGWAEVAALIFRNRVGELLVNTVLLEVCTIPLSILLAVTLAWLTERTDIPGARLWSWLAAAPLAVPAFVHSYAWVSLVPSMRGLWSGVLVSVLAYFPFLYLPVAAALRRLDPAIEDAAASLGLGPWRVFFRAILPQLRLAICGGSLLIGLHLLAEYGLYVMIRFDTFSTAIVDQFQSAYNSPAANMLGGVLVFCCLLLLGIEVLARGNERYARIGSGAARPADRRRLGWFVVPAVTLPVVTAALTLGIPFVTLARWLYLGGAGVWRVDTVGSALLQTILLAIAGGLLATIAATPMAWLSVRAPGRLQRILEACHYYVGSLPGVVVALALVSITVRLILPLYQTFATLLLAYVLLFLPRAMVGLRASIAQAPVELERAAMALGRTPAQAVRQITMRLAAPGFAASVALVALGITNELTATLMLSPNGTETLATKFWSLTSEIDYVSAAPYAFMMVVLSLPLTLLLYVQSKRTAGQ is encoded by the coding sequence ATGCGAATGCTCCCGTCGACGGCTGTCCCCCGCAGCCGCGTCCGGCATGCCTCCGTCGTCGCCCTTGCTTCCGCCGTCGCGCTTTTAAGCCTGGTGCCGCTCGGCTTCATCGTATGGATCACGATCGATACTGGCTGGGCCGAAGTCGCAGCGCTCATCTTCCGCAACCGAGTCGGCGAGCTGCTCGTCAATACCGTCTTGCTGGAAGTCTGCACCATCCCGCTTTCCATTCTGCTGGCGGTCACGCTCGCCTGGTTGACGGAACGTACCGATATTCCGGGAGCGCGCCTCTGGTCCTGGCTTGCGGCGGCACCTCTTGCCGTGCCCGCTTTCGTACACAGCTATGCCTGGGTCAGCCTCGTGCCGAGCATGCGCGGGCTCTGGAGTGGTGTACTGGTCTCGGTGCTCGCCTATTTTCCCTTCCTCTACCTGCCGGTCGCGGCCGCCCTGCGCCGGCTCGATCCGGCGATCGAGGATGCCGCCGCCTCGCTCGGCCTCGGTCCCTGGCGTGTCTTCTTCCGGGCAATCCTGCCGCAGCTTCGTCTCGCCATCTGCGGCGGCTCGCTGCTGATCGGCCTGCATCTCCTGGCGGAATACGGTCTCTACGTGATGATCCGCTTCGACACCTTCTCGACGGCGATCGTCGACCAGTTTCAATCCGCCTATAACAGCCCGGCCGCCAATATGCTCGGCGGCGTCCTCGTCTTCTGCTGCCTGCTGCTGCTCGGCATCGAGGTGCTGGCGCGCGGTAACGAGCGTTATGCCCGCATCGGCTCGGGTGCAGCGCGGCCGGCCGATCGGCGCCGTCTCGGCTGGTTCGTCGTTCCCGCGGTCACGCTGCCCGTCGTCACGGCTGCGCTGACCCTCGGCATTCCCTTCGTCACCCTGGCGCGCTGGCTTTATCTTGGCGGTGCGGGTGTCTGGCGGGTCGATACGGTCGGTTCCGCCTTGCTGCAGACCATTCTTCTCGCGATTGCCGGCGGCCTCCTCGCTACCATCGCGGCGACCCCCATGGCATGGCTGTCGGTGCGTGCCCCCGGCCGGCTGCAGCGCATTCTCGAAGCCTGTCACTATTATGTCGGCTCGCTGCCGGGCGTCGTCGTCGCCCTGGCCCTAGTGTCGATCACCGTCCGGCTGATCCTGCCGCTCTATCAGACCTTTGCCACCTTGCTGCTCGCCTATGTGCTGCTGTTCCTGCCACGTGCCATGGTCGGCCTGCGCGCCAGCATCGCCCAGGCACCCGTCGAGCTCGAACGCGCCGCCATGGCGCTTGGCCGTACGCCGGCGCAAGCCGTTCGGCAGATCACCATGCGGCTCGCCGCTCCCGGTTTTGCCGCCAGCGTCGCGTTGGTCGCGCTTGGCATCACCAACGAGCTGACGGCGACGCTGATGCTCTCTCCCAACGGCACAGAAACGCTTGCGACGAAATTCTGGTCGCTGACCAGCGAGATCGACTATGTTTCCGCAGCACCCTACGCCTTTATGATGGTCGTCCTGTCGCTGCCGCTCACCCTTCTCCTTTACGTGCAATCCAAGCGAACGGCCGGACAATGA
- a CDS encoding ABC transporter ATP-binding protein — translation MTFLAIKNISKRYGPVHALDNIDLTVAAGSRTAIVGPSGSGKTTLLRIIAGFEVPDAGQVVLQGETLADGEAIVPAHRRGIGIVSQDGALFPHLSVSENIGFGMERGARDRDQRINALIDMVELDRGMLDRRPHQLSGGQQQRVALARALGRKPRLMLLDEPFSALDTGLRENMRKAVARVLQIAGITAVLVTHDQAEALSFADQVAVLREGRLIQAGTPQALYLSPRDRETALFLGDAIVLSADLDRGAARCVLGQIPVDADNRQGRTEIMLRPEQLRLRAIDEAGTGAACTGKVTEIEFGGAVCAVTVVLSNGSETLNIKSSGVGLPEVGSMVSVSVIGRAHVFDRLDS, via the coding sequence ATGACCTTTCTGGCAATCAAGAACATCAGCAAACGCTACGGCCCCGTGCATGCGCTCGATAATATCGACCTCACGGTCGCCGCCGGCAGCCGCACGGCCATTGTCGGCCCGTCCGGTTCGGGCAAGACAACGCTGCTGCGCATCATCGCCGGCTTCGAGGTTCCCGATGCGGGCCAAGTGGTGCTGCAGGGCGAGACCCTGGCCGATGGCGAAGCCATCGTGCCAGCGCACCGCCGTGGCATCGGCATCGTCTCGCAGGATGGTGCCCTGTTCCCGCATCTGAGCGTATCGGAGAATATCGGTTTCGGTATGGAGCGCGGTGCGCGCGACCGCGATCAGCGCATCAATGCCCTCATCGACATGGTCGAGCTCGATCGCGGCATGCTCGATCGCCGGCCGCATCAGCTCTCCGGCGGCCAGCAGCAGCGCGTGGCGCTTGCCCGCGCGCTCGGCCGCAAGCCGAGATTGATGCTGCTCGACGAACCCTTCTCCGCCCTCGATACAGGACTGCGCGAAAACATGCGCAAGGCCGTCGCCCGCGTGCTGCAGATTGCCGGCATCACCGCCGTTCTGGTGACGCATGACCAGGCGGAAGCCTTGTCCTTTGCCGATCAGGTCGCCGTCCTACGCGAGGGCAGGCTCATACAGGCCGGCACGCCGCAGGCGCTCTATCTCAGCCCCAGGGATCGCGAGACCGCGCTCTTTCTCGGCGATGCCATCGTGCTGTCCGCCGATCTCGACAGAGGGGCTGCCAGATGTGTTCTCGGGCAGATTCCGGTCGATGCCGATAACCGGCAGGGACGCACCGAGATCATGTTGCGGCCCGAGCAATTACGCCTCCGGGCGATCGATGAGGCCGGTACAGGTGCTGCCTGCACCGGCAAGGTGACCGAAATCGAGTTCGGCGGTGCCGTCTGCGCTGTTACGGTCGTGCTCTCCAACGGCTCGGAGACGCTGAATATCAAGAGCTCCGGCGTCGGCCTGCCCGAAGTCGGCAGCATGGTTTCGGTGAGCGTCATCGGAAGAGCACATGTGTTCGACAGGCTCGATAGCTAA
- a CDS encoding M20 aminoacylase family protein codes for MSFPDEIAQDLPFLTSLRRNLHAHPELGFEEERTSGIVATLLEEAGLTVHRGLGKTGVVGTLKVGNGTRRIGLRADMDALAMPEKANRPYKSTIPGKMHACGHDGHTTMLLGAARHLAATRGFSGTVHFIFQPAEEGRGGAKRMVDEGLFDLFPCDAVYGLHNMPGLAVDEMAVVEGPQLASSDSWRITFRGTGTHGAKPHLGKDPITAAATFISALQTIVGRVVDPLQPAVVSACSLQAGDPKALNVIPDTVEIGGTARAYTPEVRDQLEEEIGRLAHGTAAMFNIAADYQFERRIPPVFNDADATARALKAATTVFGENVLTRFPPSTAGDDFAFFGQNAPGCYVWLGNGPAIDGAMHHNTAYDFNDEAIASGVAFWTTLVEQELREN; via the coding sequence ATGTCTTTTCCCGATGAGATCGCGCAGGATCTTCCTTTCCTCACGTCGCTTCGCCGCAACCTTCATGCCCATCCCGAACTCGGCTTCGAGGAGGAACGCACGAGCGGCATCGTCGCCACTTTGCTGGAGGAAGCAGGGCTGACGGTGCATCGCGGCCTCGGCAAGACCGGTGTCGTCGGCACGCTAAAGGTCGGCAATGGCACGCGCCGCATCGGCCTTCGCGCCGATATGGATGCGCTTGCCATGCCGGAAAAGGCCAATCGCCCCTATAAATCCACCATTCCGGGCAAGATGCATGCCTGCGGACATGACGGCCATACGACCATGCTGCTCGGCGCCGCCCGTCACCTTGCCGCTACGCGCGGCTTTTCCGGCACGGTGCATTTCATCTTCCAGCCGGCGGAAGAAGGTCGGGGTGGTGCCAAGCGCATGGTGGACGAAGGCCTTTTCGATCTCTTCCCCTGCGACGCCGTTTATGGGTTGCACAATATGCCCGGTCTTGCGGTCGACGAGATGGCGGTTGTCGAAGGGCCGCAGCTTGCCTCGTCGGACAGCTGGCGCATCACCTTCCGAGGCACCGGCACCCATGGCGCCAAGCCGCATCTCGGCAAGGACCCGATCACGGCAGCGGCAACCTTCATTTCCGCGCTGCAAACCATTGTCGGCCGCGTCGTCGATCCGCTGCAGCCGGCCGTCGTCAGTGCCTGCTCGCTGCAGGCGGGCGATCCCAAGGCATTGAACGTCATTCCCGATACGGTCGAGATCGGCGGCACTGCGCGCGCCTATACGCCGGAGGTCCGCGATCAGCTGGAAGAGGAGATCGGACGCCTGGCGCATGGGACTGCAGCCATGTTCAACATTGCCGCCGATTATCAGTTCGAGCGCCGCATACCGCCCGTCTTCAACGATGCCGATGCCACGGCGCGGGCGCTGAAAGCTGCTACGACGGTCTTTGGCGAGAACGTGCTGACCCGCTTTCCGCCATCGACCGCCGGCGATGACTTCGCCTTCTTCGGTCAGAATGCTCCCGGCTGTTACGTCTGGCTCGGCAATGGCCCGGCCATTGACGGCGCCATGCATCACAATACCGCCTACGATTTCAACGACGAGGCGATCGCCTCGGGTGTGGCCTTCTGGACGACACTGGTCGAACAGGAATTGAGAGAGAACTGA
- a CDS encoding nucleoside hydrolase encodes MGIWIDTDMGFDDIAAILVVAHSDLVIDGVSLVSGNAPLSHVQANAASAAAVFNWTFPIHTGRELPVLCKLETAQGILGQSGIPTTGRSLPPAHPLPASDAFDALSNWLSDSNGSKRILALGPLTNIAALALARPDLATRIDELTWMGGGVTAGNHTASAEFNAFADPEALAIVLAHGLPLRMVDLDICRKVLAWPEDVAHIRKIAGEKAQLLADLLEGYINIAISRGRPAMAIYDPTAAAIFVEPGIATLRHARIDAELQGQHTRGRTVVETRASHGQFNAHFAAEIDAERARRIIFDALLQEASR; translated from the coding sequence ATGGGAATCTGGATCGATACCGATATGGGATTCGACGACATCGCCGCCATCCTGGTGGTCGCGCACTCGGATCTTGTCATCGACGGCGTTTCGCTTGTCAGCGGCAATGCGCCGCTGTCTCATGTCCAGGCCAATGCCGCGAGCGCGGCTGCGGTCTTCAACTGGACGTTTCCGATCCATACCGGACGTGAGCTGCCCGTGCTTTGCAAGCTGGAAACGGCGCAAGGCATTCTAGGCCAGAGCGGCATTCCGACCACAGGCAGAAGCCTGCCGCCGGCGCACCCGCTTCCGGCGAGCGATGCCTTTGACGCCCTCAGCAACTGGCTTTCCGATAGCAACGGCTCGAAGCGCATTCTGGCGCTCGGGCCACTCACAAACATCGCGGCGCTGGCGTTGGCACGGCCGGATCTCGCCACCCGCATCGACGAGCTGACCTGGATGGGCGGCGGCGTCACGGCGGGTAATCATACGGCGTCGGCAGAATTCAATGCCTTTGCCGATCCGGAGGCGCTTGCAATCGTTCTTGCCCACGGCCTGCCATTGCGCATGGTCGATCTCGATATCTGCCGCAAGGTGCTGGCCTGGCCGGAAGATGTTGCCCATATCCGGAAGATAGCCGGAGAAAAGGCACAACTGCTTGCGGACCTGCTGGAAGGCTACATCAACATCGCCATCAGCCGCGGCAGACCGGCCATGGCGATCTACGATCCGACGGCTGCCGCCATTTTCGTCGAACCTGGCATCGCCACCCTTCGGCATGCCCGGATCGATGCGGAACTGCAGGGGCAGCATACGCGCGGGCGCACCGTCGTTGAAACGCGGGCCTCGCATGGGCAATTCAATGCCCATTTCGCGGCGGAAATCGATGCCGAAAGGGCACGCCGGATCATATTCGACGCCTTGCTGCAAGAGGCCAGCCGCTGA
- a CDS encoding M20/M25/M40 family metallo-hydrolase → MTDLSPVLDRADQNLPSSLDNLFELLRIKSISTDPDYKAECRKAAEWLVTYLNSIGFKASLRDTPGHPMVVAHHDAGSADAPHVLFYGHYDVQPVDPLELWESDPFAPEIKDLGNGRKVLTGRGTSDDKGQLMTFVEAVRAYKETRGALPVRITILFEGEEESGSPSLKPFLEANAAELKADFALVCDTGMWDGETPSISASLRGLVGEEIIINAADRDLHSGMFGGAAANPIHILSDILAGLHDETGRITLDGFYDGVEETPANIKASWETLGMTTEKFLGEVGLSIPSGEKGRSVMELIWARPTAEVNGITGGYTGAGFKTVIAAKASAKVSFRLVGRQNPAAIRESFRAYVRSKIPGDCSVEFHEHGGSPAIQLSYDSPVLSKAKTALSNEWPNPAIVVGEGGSIPIVGDFQRMLGMESLLVGFGLSDDRIHSPNEKYELRSYHKGIRSWIRILDALAS, encoded by the coding sequence ATGACCGATCTATCGCCCGTTCTCGACCGCGCCGATCAGAACCTCCCTTCCAGCCTCGACAATCTCTTCGAACTGCTGCGCATCAAGTCCATCTCGACCGACCCGGACTACAAGGCAGAATGCCGCAAGGCGGCGGAATGGCTCGTCACCTACCTGAACTCGATCGGCTTCAAGGCTTCCCTGCGCGATACGCCCGGCCATCCGATGGTGGTCGCTCATCACGATGCCGGCAGCGCGGATGCGCCGCATGTGCTGTTCTACGGCCACTACGACGTGCAGCCCGTCGATCCCCTCGAGCTTTGGGAAAGCGACCCATTCGCTCCGGAAATCAAGGACCTGGGCAATGGCCGCAAGGTCCTGACGGGCCGCGGCACGTCCGACGACAAGGGACAGCTGATGACCTTCGTCGAGGCGGTGCGCGCCTATAAGGAAACCAGGGGCGCACTGCCGGTGCGCATCACCATCCTCTTCGAAGGCGAAGAGGAATCCGGCTCGCCCTCGCTCAAGCCCTTCCTCGAAGCCAATGCCGCCGAGCTGAAGGCGGATTTCGCCCTCGTCTGTGATACCGGCATGTGGGATGGTGAAACGCCGTCCATCTCAGCCAGCCTACGCGGCCTCGTCGGCGAGGAGATCATCATCAACGCCGCAGACCGCGACCTGCATTCGGGCATGTTCGGCGGTGCCGCCGCCAATCCGATCCACATCCTCTCCGATATTCTCGCCGGCCTGCATGACGAGACCGGGCGCATAACGCTCGACGGCTTCTATGACGGCGTCGAGGAAACGCCGGCTAATATCAAGGCCTCCTGGGAAACGCTCGGGATGACGACGGAAAAATTCCTCGGCGAAGTCGGCCTGTCCATTCCCTCGGGGGAAAAGGGCCGTTCAGTGATGGAGCTGATCTGGGCGCGGCCAACCGCGGAAGTCAACGGTATCACCGGCGGCTATACCGGCGCCGGTTTCAAGACCGTGATCGCCGCCAAAGCATCGGCGAAGGTCTCCTTCCGTCTCGTCGGCCGGCAGAACCCGGCGGCAATTCGCGAGAGCTTCCGCGCTTATGTGCGATCGAAGATCCCGGGAGATTGCTCGGTGGAATTCCATGAACACGGCGGCTCGCCGGCTATCCAGCTTTCCTACGATTCTCCGGTACTGAGCAAGGCGAAGACGGCACTTTCCAACGAGTGGCCAAATCCCGCCATCGTTGTCGGCGAAGGCGGCTCGATCCCGATCGTCGGCGATTTCCAGAGGATGCTTGGCATGGAATCGCTGCTCGTCGGATTCGGCCTTTCCGACGATCGCATCCATTCGCCGAACGAGAAATACGAGCTGCGCTCCTATCACAAGGGCATCCGTTCCTGGATCCGCATCCTCGACGCACTCGCCAGCTAA